The Xyrauchen texanus isolate HMW12.3.18 chromosome 17, RBS_HiC_50CHRs, whole genome shotgun sequence DNA window CTCTTCTTCGCATTGATCTTGCGCCTAGATAAGGAtacgtcaatttcatttttgctgggagggggctgtcccgtttgccacaagcaggaatctggtcaccctatttCATATGACTTAAGTTATTCAACTACAAAGCCTGGACAACTACAATGTTGGATGGATGCACTACAGCGTACAGTAATATTTGGTTATAGGTTTCCATATTTGACTGAATCAAGATACTGCCATTGCCCATCCTTTTAAACTGTATCTACATCCAAgataatttaatacaattactgacaggattaaaaaaaaatgttgattgagataaaatgacattaaaaagacacatctggtataaaacagaaaaaaacaggtacatgtttttttgtttttttacatattccTCTATAATCTGGGAGAGGCTgtgaaaacacagaaaacattcaAATCAGGTTCCtcgttttaaaaataaatctttccTCTGATAAACCAGTAAATGGGATACAGGAAGGTGTTGTAGACGTCTTCTGTGATTGGTTCAGGTCAGGTCACATGTTTTTAGCATTCACTGGCCCTTCCTGTCAATACAAAtgatattataaattaatataatttttaaatatgtaacaaacCAATTTTAGTTTTAGGATGCCATATGCTTTTTAAACCGACAATTTAACTTGAATTAACATATAAATTGCCTGAATTAGTTTATGGGATTCATGGTCAACATGAAACATTATTCACAAccaattttacttctgtaatctgATGTATGAACAGTGCTAAAATAaagtcaacattatcgacaacgtagatattaaaaaattgttgacaaaaatgttcattttaacataACATGTGATCACATTAAACAGTTTGcacctgattgaggagaggaagaacacATGGCTCACAGTCCAAAACTTCAAAACTTTACAAACTGTTTAAGGTGATGAAGTTAAGTATgagaaaattatacaaaaatacaaaataagttaatacagaagcactctcgttgtgaaaTGAAGCGCAGCCAAACTTGCAGTTCCGCAGAGAATATAATATTTTGAATGCaacctttattaaagttaaaataataaggaagcaggtcatgtaaataagtacaaactctgaaactggcatttctctgcgtggtcagcgcctcttctatgagtcgcGTGAAGTGACCCATCTAAACGAGAGAGATTGAAAATGCAtcctggctgatgcacactctggcgcGTGCATGAAGCATGCTAGATGAAAACGTGATATTTCGTGACGCTGTGAATCGTAATGTATTTGTCATGGTGTGaatcttatcgtgaagaaaatcgTCCATACGCAGCTCTAATAAGAAGAgatagtttgtttttttgtgagttaaagatagaTCGAAGTGAAAGAGGGTGATCTTCGCCTATTTTACACTGCAACAAATCTTACgtatttggtttgttttttgttttggcttgttttccaatatacgTTTCTTAAACTTACTGCAGAAGAAGAATTTGttatctgaaaatgttgaatataatatcaaatatttaaatacattaaaatataaaaaattatttaaaacaacatacatttacagtgctgtggaaaaatatttgcccccttcctgatttcttctatttttgtgtatttttcttactaaattgttttagatcttcaaacgagatataacataaaacaaaggcaactggagtaaacacaaaatactgttttaaaataaagattttttttatatataagcaAAGatgttatccaacacctatattaCCCATGTGAAAAACAATTTGCCCCATTAAAAtgaatagctggttgtgccatcttttgcagcaacaactgcaatcaAACACCTCCGATACCTGGAGAtaagtctttcacaacgctgtggtggaattttggcccacttttctttgcagaactgctttagttccaCCATATTGGAGGGTTTTCGAAGTCAGTAGGctactttgactaggccactccaaaactttaatttagcttcttttgagccattcagaggtggacttactcatATGCTTTGGATCCTTGTCTTTTATTGCCTTGCTCAATTATTGCAAGTAGACCtgtccctgaagcagcaaagcatccccacaccatcacactaccaagACCATTCTTGACCgttggtatgatgttctttttgtggaattctgtgttttatTATGCCAGATATAATGGGAcctctgtcttccaaacagttccacttttgactcatcattccacagaacattctcccaaaaggtttgaggatcatcaaggtgtgttttagcAAAATTCATAcaagccctaatgttcttctgggttagcagtggtttttgtcTTGACAcacttccatggatgccatttttggagtcatgaacagtgacctttattgatgcaagagaggctTGCAGATCCTTGGATGCTGTCCtttgcttttttgtgacttcctggaagtcgctgtgctcttggagaaaTTTTGGGaggttggccacttctgggaaggttcactactgtgccaagttttctctatttggagataatggctctcactgtggttctttggactcccagagcctttgaaatagctttgtaaccctttccagatggatttatttcaatcacctttttccgcataatttctggaatttctttaaaacatggcatagtgtgctactgggtaagaccatttagccaacttcattttgctgaaaaagttctatttaggtgttgatttgattgaacagggctggcagtaatcaggtctgTGTGTGTCTAGTCCATCTGAACCCCAATATGAATGCAGTTTTCATAGATTTTGGGATTTAGTAACgaatgggggcaaatacttttatacacaggcccagttggtattggaaaaagtttttgcttcaataaataacattatcatttaaaaactatattttgtgtttactcagattgcctttgttttatgttagattttgtttgattttttaaacaatttagaatgatatgtacacaaacacagaagaaatcaggatgggggcaaatatttttccacagcactgtacctAAGAAGCAACATTAAGATATTTAttcttgcttttagagaatatgtcTTGAATATAAGTATCTTTGTCTTTTCTTAACTGttagaagtatgaacaagtgatgGTAGCAGCacgtacagtgggtacggaaagtattcagacccccttacatttttcactctttgttattttgcagccatttgctaaaatcatttaagttcattttttttcctcattattgtacacacagcaccccatattgacagaaaaacagaattgttgacatttttgcacatttattaaaaaagaaaaactgaaatatcacatggtcctaagtattcagaccctttgctgtgagactcatatatttaactcaggtgctgtccatttcttctgatcatccttgagatggttctacaccttcaattgagtccagctgtgtttgattatactgattggacttgattaggaaagccacacacctgtctatataagaccttacagctcacagtgcatgtcagagcaaatgagaatcatgaggtcaaaggaactgcctgaagagctcagagacagaattgtggcaaggcacagatctggccaaggttacaaaaaaaattctgctgcccttaaggttcataagagcacagtggcctccataatccttaaatggaagacgtttgggacgaccagaacccttcctagagatGGCCTATCAAACTGAGCTATTCTCaagggagaagagccttggtgagagaggtaaagaagaacccaaagatcactgtggctgagctccagagatgcagtcgggagatgggagaaagttgtagtaagtcaaccatcactgcagccatccaccagtcggggctttatggcagagtggcccgacggaagcctctcctcagtgcaagacacatgaaagcccacatggagtttgctaaaaaacacctgaaggactccaagatggtgataaataagattctctggtctgatgagaccaagatagaactttttggccttaattctaagtggtatgtgtggagaaaaccaggcactgctcttcacctgtccaatacagtctcaacactGAAGCAtggtgtggcagcatcatgctgtgggggtgtttttcagctgcagggacaggacgactggttgcaattgagggaaagatgaatgcggccaagtacagggatatcctggtgctctggacctcagactgggccgaaggttcaccttccaacaagacaatgaccctaagcacaccgctaaaataacgaaggattggcttcacaacaactccgtgactgttcttgaatggcccagccagagccctgacttaaacccaattgagcatctctggagagacctgaaaatggctgtccaccaacgtttaccatccaacctgacagaactggagaggatctgcaaggaggaatggcagaggatacccaaatccagatgtgaaaaacttgttgcatctttcccaaaaagactcatggctgtattagatcaaaagggtgcttctactaaatactgaacaaagggtctgaatacttaggcaatacttagcaaatggctgcaatataacaaagagtgaaaaatttaagggggtctgaatacttttcgTACCCACTGTATTAAAAACACGTATTAGAtgcttatattcaaaatatataacctgagagcaagtctaaatatcttgcttctcaaataaataaatgtatcttgttttaaggatgtttagatatttttaaatgaaaacaagacaaaacacttgataagtttttatttttttactaatcaATAATTCATTAACTAATCagtaattaaagtaattaatcACTTTTTCTAATTCAGTGGATGTCATTTAGAGGAAATTTTGAAATGTGATTTTGTCctatttattgttagtaagcacatttaatacaaccttttaagtcaaggcacaagctgaatagtcgattaagagctaatgattaatcgttgctaTAATAACCCAAATAAGCAAATAAACTTTATTAGACAGTATTAGATTAGAcggttatcaaaataattgtttgttgcAGCCCCAAAGTTCTGTATATTCAATTAGATGAAATTTTGGGCCACACTTGTGTTTATCAATCAAGAATCGATTGGATGGTGAAAAGTAGGTGCTACTTAGATTACAAAATAAAGCCAGGTGGTTAGAGGGAAGAGcttgaaaaataagagggatttGTTACATCATCCAAAAGCCTCAAGTCTTAatcatcaagtctcgagtcaagtctcaagtgcagtgcagtcTCAAcaaacaaatcaagcaagtcaagtcaagtcagtgactcacctcaagtcgagtcctgatgagtttcccgtggagtcaagccacagtacttaAATAAAGTGGttcatttttgtattaaatatttatttttgctctgaaaagttTAACTTATATACATGTCATTACATTCTTTTTATTacatgaattgtataacagtaatgtgttatactatatatatatatatatgtatatatatgtatatatatatgtatatatagtaaaaAACATTCAAGTAATTGTCAAGTTACTCAGTTCATGTCTCGATTCACTAGTTCACAAGtcaaagtcaaatcaagtcatttaCTTCATTTAGTCAAGAAAGTCACTAGTCCTAAAATTTGCATGATTAGAAACGCAGCTGagaacatgcattaagaaagtaaatagagaATCGATACATTTTTGATTACATGTTAACTTAAAATGATTTTTTCATTGCCCCATTGCCATAATAGACCGACACACTGAATAAAACCTTAACATAGCGGATCCTTACAGCCTGTTATCTCCAACCCCACCCTTAGGGACAATGGAGTGTAAATACACCCATGGGAGAATGTGTGACTCATCCTGGAAACTATGTTTTGATAGTAATATGAGTGGTGTTATGGAGATGGGCCATACGGGCCTGCTGCTCTGCGCAGACCCACTGTTGTCCACTGCATCACAGGGGCACTGGCAGAGCAATAATAAACAGATGGATTTCATGCGAAAAAGACAGAATATGTTGGTTTATAGTTACATATTTAAACTCAAAACCATTTTAACAGTTTAAATGACAGTTTTTGTGGCTTTCAGTCCATACGTATTTGCTTTTAATCCTATCATAGGCAAAATTCCCTAACAGATTTAAAATTGACAGTTTCTCTCTTCCAGGAAAACAGAGCAAAATATCTCATGTTGCACTACAAAGagatttgtccaatcaaattatcTCTAGAATGAAAATATCCCTCCCTCTTGCAACCTGCAAATGACTAGCAAGTATCAAATCATGGTTGATGGATGTGAGTCATGGACGTCACTAAAGCCTATTTGCTATTAGGAGGAGAAAGTAGATGAGTCCTTTCAAATGTTCTGCCCAAAGTTCCTTTTTCAATAAGAAATATTTCAACTCAGGAAAGGACATTTTGTTGGAGCTTTTTAGAAACGTAGAGTAGAGTCCTGCTTTAAACCAAGTTAGCAGCTCTGGTTTTATAACAATCAATAGGGAATTGATTGCGTCTGgttaatgtttgtaaatcgggCAGTTATACATTACCTGTGTCATTGAGCATCTGCTGAGCATTACTTCCTGTTCTCCTCCTGTCAAATGAGAGCTGTGGCATTAGTGctggacaatataaataatttaatacaaataaaacagcacaatGTGCAGTAACACATAACAGATGAAGTAATACACAATTGTTTGTAGTTTATACCTCTTGTCCTGGTTGAATTTGCATCTGCAGTGGCCACctgtaataaaaaacaaaacaaaggatatataattatgtatatataactgatatatgtatataaatgatataaacatatatatatatatatatataatgtgtgtatatgtttttaatgtaattttacagtaacgtGGGGGGGGGGCTtaaaacaagcatttgaaatgggtactgcagtccaaattctaaatgttggagtctgccccgccccagactcaaagctcatgcagcttgccagaatgttgacatgtaAATTAGACAACTTAGCATACGTTTTATAGGATTTCTGGGcattaagctgtctccatcttccaaatgcatctccagtatttatccttgttttactacgcctctggtcatggtggtttttagatggatggtgaTTGTTTTTTAGGTCGGgtgaatctgttatctctgatccagtatGTTTGCTGGTTTCCATGGTtccaaatctggcaacccggcagtgttgaaatactattggtgagtgggcagtaggcgggatcacacaggccaaacaGAAATTCTAGcttggaatggaaacttcaaagtagaatatactggctgtagcattgttatcggagaagccagcatttcaacttagcatgtttcataattctctaatgacatattatggtcattttatgatttagtacagtaaaaatatgacAAAGTacctttaaaggaattgttcactcaaaatgtaaaattctctcatcctttactcgccctcatgacattcctttcttcagcagaacacaaacaatagaagaatagttcagctctgtaggttcatacaatgtagGTGAATGGTAATCAGATCTTTGTAGCTCAAGgtataagactcaagtggttaaatccatatcttcagaagcaatatgaaagtTTTATATGAACAGATCAAAAAGTCCTTTcttaccctaaatctccacttttactttcacatttacatctgaaagtcacacgtGGAGCCTATTTAGTTTCACTTGCGTATTATGAAAGTTAAAATGaagattttgagtaaaaaaaggacttaaatctgtgtttctgtttctcacccgcacctattACAGTAtaacgcttctgaagatatggatttaaccactggagtcatgtggattactttttaatctttctgtgatttttggaactacaaaggtctgatcaccattcacttgcattgtatggactttttcattaatttccttTAAGCTAAATATAATTTCTTCCTTTGATTTTAGTGTAAAATATGACCCAGATATTTAAACCTAGACTTAAATCATAAAAATAGTATAAAAGATGGCAACATCATAAGAAAAAGTTGTCTCGTCCAAAAACCTACGACTTCTAGCCCGATAAAGAAAAATATCTGAACCAACAAACAAATGTAACCCCTAATCTAAACCTAACTACAAATCTAACTCCTTACCacaccctaaatctaaccatgattataggaaaataacttttgagcATCACGTGGGGGAAATCAAATCAATTGCGTTTGGAACCAGGCGAGGGAAGTGTGCATGTTATTGACATACATTTGCATTGCAAAAATAAGTATGTAACCAAATTAGTTCTcaggtgtttttatttatttatattttacttatAATAAAGTGTTGTATAGAAGGTTAGCCAAAATGTGATGCCTTCATTGTATCGATTTAAATTgaagtttgttgattggttggttgttaTCTATGGGAATTAAAGTTGTATTTATTGTATGAACCATTACGAGCTGCAGTGGGACTATGTTGGACATTCTAAAGAGGTTTTGTGAGACTCACTACAAAAGGGACTTGACGAAtaactattattatatatatatatttatttatattgtgtcTCAGCTTTTGACTGAACATTGAATTACAATCTGTTTTTGTTCATCTGAAAAAGTAAGTGCTTACTTAGAAGAATAGTGATGCCAATCAGACACAGAACTGCTGCCAGGATCAGTCCTCCAACCCGAAGTCTGTAATAATCTAGTGAGAAAAATAGAGACTGAATGAAAGAAAGCATGAAATATGATCATAACTGAATAAGTATGATGATTGAGAATGGCTAGGTGAATAAATGTTGCACATGACTGACCGAAAGAGAAAGGGTCATCGTCTTCTACAGGAACAAACCAGAAAACCATTAAAAAACTACATATAACATGATATACAATGACAATATTCTGCCACATGAACAGAAAAAGAAGGAATTAAAAAGTGAAATCTCTTACTTGTTTGCTGACCTTCTGCCAACACAATGGACAAAACTACAAACAACAAAGATTTGCAGTGTGATTACTTCTGTGCATTATAGTGATGTGCTTGGCATTACttacatataaaaacaatttagCCGGCACACGATTCACatgatttatttgcatttttattccatataattttttacagtctGTAGTAGCACACCTGAAT harbors:
- the LOC127657497 gene encoding phospholemman-like, coding for MMKTLALVFFAFLSIVLAEGQQTKDDDPFSFDYYRLRVGGLILAAVLCLIGITILLSGHCRCKFNQDKRRRTGSNAQQMLNDTGRASEC